In the genome of Dermatophagoides farinae isolate YC_2012a chromosome 4, ASM2471394v1, whole genome shotgun sequence, the window gaatcaggtgttttcattatcgataatcgatgattgtcGAAGTTTATGTTCTGAATTGTTTGTtgagtttgttttttcgataaGAAATGTTTGGAACTCACATTTGAAACAAAGAAACAAGAAATCATATGGAAAAACCCGAAAAATCCACATCACATGAACATTGGCCCGATTTATTCATAAAGTTcgttacaacaacaacaacaaaaaagacaatGCATTATCGATCTGATCCatttgggaaaaaaagatcCATCCTTAGCCTATTTATAgatcacaatgatgatgatgatgatgacaggcacaaaaaaaaactagaaaatttttttgatcaaaatgtaaaaagtttttttttattccagaaaaaaaactttgatttttatcgAGTGTATAACATCGATTATTAACATtgattttccaaaaaaaatcgattctatctatcgagaaaaaaatggaaaattcaaacaaaaaaaaaaagttttctgtACAGCCAATTTAATTCGTGCATAgagaataatgatgttttttcattccactCAGaatatctcatcatcatcatcatcttgattgtGAATTTGAATGCAATTTTGttgcagtttttttttctctcgctctctctctccagaattttcttttttgatttgatgcaaatgaatgaattaggaaaagtggatgaaaaaacctggtatacacacacacacacacacacagtttatatattcatatgcaaatcaagatgatgattttcttcaatggattctcgaaaaaaaaatatttatattttattattcaagaatcgatgatgatcattttgaatttcatttcatttcattattgatgatgaaattcgaACGGTAATAGTGAAATGGAATGAagttcaaagaaaaaaaataaaggtATTCACCACCCACCGATCGACGACCAATatattccaatgatgatgatggtgaaatttacagaatttcatttgtgtattgaaatgaatctcaccaaaataaaaaaaagtagcaATCTCGTCGTTTATTATTGGTGATGGTCCGAaacttgaatgaattttttttttgtgggaagaaaaattggattggattttttttttctaaagaGGCGGATTGGTTGAAAAGGAATACAAAGCAATAATTTCGATAAATGgaatatatttgaataaaatgaaaaatgaaagcTTTTTGAAAAGGTGAATTTGATGCCAGCAAAAAAAGCGTGAAAATACgattattggaaaatttatGGAATTTTCCTTTTCCAGAACctgaaaatcaatgattttgaaaagaCCTGGAAtacattgaatataaatgatcaatgggtgatgatgaaaacggaattgaataaatttattcgattctaaccaaaaaaaaagaaaagaaattttcattgaaaataaaattcgttgaattttatttattttccaaCGAATtcctcacacacacacacaatgaattcttgaatggaaaaaaagagtttataataataatttttgcaaacggaaattcaaaatcatttcgtctatttgtttgtgtgtgtgtttgaaaaaaataaataaatacgaTGTGTTTAGTGAgtgtgtttgaaaaaaaagcaggaatttgatttggattttttttttttttttgaaaagatCTGGTGGGTGTGATCGAATATTTAGGCTTTTCCAATATCCTCGGGATTCACCAGATTCAGGCACAATCACATGATTTGACAACCATATTTGGTAAATTTTTCTGATAgatattataatcattatcgacATAGATTAATGAAATCTGTGTTtgagatgaaaatgaaaagaaaggAAAATAATGAGATGAAAGCAAATGATgtgatgttttttgttgttttgttaaatacaaaaataacaacgatgataatggtttGAAAAGACACTTACCGATGACATTTCTCTTGGTGAACAGCATAGTTTTATTATCGGATATTTTcctgtttcgttttttttttcatcattatttattcatcattgttttttggttAGTCGATTGGTGAGTGTttgtgacattttttttgttgttgttcatttgcATATTGATGTTGTTTCAAGGGCCAAATGGTAATAATGTTTGTATGTGAGTGTGTGCATTTGAACAGCAGCAAACAGGCATCcaaagaatgaaaacaaaaataaaacagaaattTTAGTCAAACGGtcaagtagaaaaaaatggatcaaacgatccaaacaaacaacaaaaaaaaacataaacatgaAATAAACGAAATTACATTGGGAATAAAATgtaaaaacacacacacacacaaaaggtGTCTTAGATCTTTTGGTAAATAATTCAtgtgattttcatcatcattcagtgTTTATCAACCTGAATCAACTAAACcaagaagaataaaaaaaaattctctacTGGATTTGTAACCAGAAAAATAAcgttactactactactggaATTgtctaaacaaaaaacaaaaaaaaaaaataacaaaataacggtgacaacaaacaaacatgaaaCACAAAGTTATATAATCGACTACCCATTACCGTTATATTTCGACCAttttgacgaaaaaaaatcttaccacacacacacacacacgtttattgttgttgctgttgttgtgaacaaaataatgatgatgatgatgaaaatgaaaatgaaaataaaatgaaatatattgtgtgtgtgtgtgtgtgtaatatgggccaacaaacaacaacagtaataataaaaacatgaaagaaagtaaagaaaaaaaaagatcgacAGAATGATGAGATTTTCATGTAATGGacatttttctgtttggttgttgtcatcattttcttttgtgttctatttctacattttttttctctctctcttggtttattgttgtcgttgttgttgttgtagataATCATCTTTCTATcccactctctctctctctctctctctctttctctctctctctctaggGTGGTGCTATTCTGTTCCTGGTttgcaaacaacaaaatgatgatgatgatgattcaagtAGATTTGGAAAGGATTTtgtagcattttttttttggaaaaagatttcatttcatttcacaacAAAACGGATATGAactaagcaaaaaaaattttttgtttctgatggtcttttttcatttgtttgtttgtttgtttgtatcaaacaaacatttgttGGTGGATAaacgagcaaaaaaaaatttgtaaactTGAGACAAatgtcaaatgttttttttgaataaacaGAAAACTGACAATtactgtgtttgtttgttttttttttttttttttggcgcatacacacacacacatacaaggaaaacaaaaatcttcatGATTCTTAATCAATCGCCATACTACCTGCACatgaattctattttttgtgtgtgtgtgcgtgtgtgtgtgtgaggtTAGTAAACAGAATTTAGAATttgtcaaaataaaaaaaacaaaatgaatctaTATTACCAATAACGGttgtatgatgataacgagCATGGCTTACATCACATTGTCcttttttaattttagaAATGTTGCCAgtcaggatttttttttttgttcgatgaTACAATTTCCAATTGCCAATCGAAGGAGAAAAATGTCGATTAATTTCATGATGTATGTATCGATTATTGGTGAATTAtcgatttcaaaaaaaaaataaagagaagaaaaaaaacatattggaaaaacaaattgaaagaattgaataataaatatgaatAGAAATTCAATATAAGTGAAatagaattgattgaatcggaatcgattattattatgattattgattcatcatcattatttatcatcatgtgtatgaatgaaaaatgatccatTCGAATTGacgattgataattgattcggttttttatttcttgattacaatatcaatatcactaacaataacaatatatGATATGGctcaattattattcacacacacacacacaaacaaacaaacaatcaatatcaattttatcggatattatttttcacatttccCCCAATactgaaatcaaaaaaaaaaaaaatgaaaaacgaaaatgaaagcAAATACACcatgatcgattttttttcgtttgtttatccgtatcaagaaaaaataacgTTCAATTTCTAATTGTGGCTAATAACAAACAGAGAAAGCTCAAAgcaaccaacaaaaaaaaactaaactaaattatttattgattaattaagatgatttttcatttttatcacgagatataaaaatatttactTAGATAAAATGACTAAAATAGCTAAAAAGACTGCTGCTGAGCCAAAAAGAAGcccttttctttcttttggttCAACAGTATTTCGTGGATCGATCCAAATTGAGCTTCTTTGTAGAGTGTTTGTGGGAAATTAGatgccttttttttctctctctctctctatctctctgtCTCatagatcatcattcatcagaCAGCcaaccaccacaaccacacacacaacataaACTCTCAATATTCTTGGATTCTGGTTCGTTGCACTTggaacaaacacacacacacacaaaaactgacaagagaaaaaaaagagaaataaaaCTTGAGGGATTTATATATTGTGCTCACTCAgtggcacacacacacacacaaacgacttatcgatgatgatgatgatgatgacttatGACTGAAGACTTTTCATTCGGGGGCCAAGAAAAATATGTCAACTCTAATTAAGAATCGACATAGTAATAATTTTAGAAAAATCATTCTACTAAgtcaaaaaagaaagaattttcactttatcacatcacacacacacacacaataatgaTTCTTAAGTGAGACATtcagaaaatgaaacaataattattatgacaTTAttaaagccaaaaaaaaaggaaaaaaaccacaaattATGATCCAAAGATGTGATCCATTTCATCACCATGATCATAATAAGCTATTTCTACAtcaacatgttttttttttcgtctctctctctcaataAGCTTattgattcttttcatttattcaattaaatgAGAACATcgatgtgtgcgtgtgtgtgtgtgtggaattAGTCCGATACcgcaacacacacacacacagaatgtCACCGttgaaagaaagaataaagaaaattaagCCCTAATCAACCTacacatcatcaaacaatagacgaaaaatttttttttttcgttccattattcattattagaAACAGAATGACATTGTTTCTCGGTAAACgacgttgttgatgatggagaagaaaaaattgaaattgaaaaaaaaattaatttccgTTGACATttacagagagaaaaaaacaacacaacacacacacacataaactcaggaaaatcaatcaaaaataattttcttctattttcaaatgagaatcaagaaagaaatttttaattaaaatcattCTATTCTGaggaatgaaagaatttagaatttttcattcaatgttcatTTTACCGTTATGAATTCCggttaatatcatcatcatcatcatcattgaatccattgattcaatgatcaaaattggCTCACAAACAAACTTGCACATTATATACAAGTATATTATTTTCTGTCTTTCGGGTTATtctgggatttttttttttttttggttcattccaataataataataacacacCAGAtgagagaaaatgaaaaaaaaccgaacggaaattgaaaaataaattaactagagccaccaacaacaaaagattttttccatactgaaataatgattgtgtgtgAAACAACGAGAAAGACATAAATGATTATATAAAACGAAACACACCACCACACCACAATTATAGTAGAAATGGTGTGTGTTAACGATGggcttattattattacttctATGGCACCGTTTGTTAACCCCCACACGGACGATTGAATGATGTtttaatcgataataaaaaaaagatgtgtGCGTGTGCCCTAAAGTCTTCGTCATGTCAAACAACagaatttaaacaaaaaaaatttttccaatattttttcccATCAATTTTTAgcccgtcatcatcatcatcatcatcatcataagcgGTGATGAGGTAGTATTTTTGGAACTAAAAAGATTTATCGAAACCAGAGACACTGACACAAACACACCTGCCTTTGACACAATAGCTATTAATGTAGTGTTTTACCTTTATTATACAAAATATGGTAATAATTATGTGgacattttatcattcaaatcaaatataattttgTCCGTATAATAATTTCctttcatatatgatgacataaggttttttctttttctgttttttttttcatttgttcaaaaaacaCCAAagtcaatcaaaaaaaaaaaaaaaaaaaatgaaaaaaaaacagcaagaAAAACAGGGAAAAGAAGAAGTAGGGgtttgaaacaaacacagacacacgaACAAGAGAATAGAACGAAATGGATGTAtggaacatcatcatgataatcaacgggaaaaaagaatatgacaaacacacacacacacacacacacacacacggcgTATACctaaattttccattttttttcacccacTATATTCTTGGGTCCCGTGTGAATTCCCGTGATGTTCCAAATGttttggaaaaatgaaagaaaaaaaatggaaaaacatcaccatcatcatcatcaacgacataCCTTTACAATAGTTGGCATTATATCCGGGTGGCTGTAATATCCAATTGTTCCATCCTacaaaaacgatgatgacgagagaaaaaaagtgtcaATTTAAATGTGCACGGTATTTAtatacatgtgtgtgtgtgtgtatgtgacgGTTATCGTATATCATTCACATGGGATgagaatcgatgatgatgatgatgatgatttccagagaatatacacacacacacaagcacagagagagaaatttCCAAGTTTTTTGACATtgtaaaattatttcatgatgtgaaaaaaatagacaaagtttcaaaaaaaaacgtggaaaatgaatgaatgaacgatgAAGATGCAAATTTATAGTGAGAGAAAGAATAAAGTCAAATGAGAAGATGACAGTTGACATTGACAGAAATATTGTAGAAACATCAAAGATCGGAATTGAggcaaagttttttttccgtgtcgttttgttttatttttgttccaattgaAACGAggtgttgtttttgttgttgttgacgtagatgatgatgaaaaaaattcatttaaaattcataaGATTTGGCGATAATggtgacaatgatgacatccatggaattaaaaaaaaaagaaaaaatgttagatatcaaatcatcatcgatataaatgaaaaactttctgagcaaaaaaaattttcaggaAATTAACACAAAACAACATACCGATTGTAGTAAAATTCACATAGAAGGGTTGACGACAACAGAATGATACTTTATCTGTACAATCTACGCTACGTTTCGCACGTAATAACTATATATATTCCATTGCCAAATAAATGtgtcaaaatcaatcatcatttccaaAAGATTCATCGTCGTAAGAatcgtgttgttgttgttgtaaagaTTTTCAGAGGCCaagaaaaaacgataatgataaatgatgacatacaagaaaacagaaaaaaatgtgtcaaacaaacaaaaaagcaaaaattaACACAATACCTTATTATTGTTAACATTGGTCATTGCAATCTTGATAAATGAGCTTTGtatttcgaaattttcattataaattcGTATCATGTCTAATGGcgacgaagatgatgatgacaatcgaCCATTACTAACATTTTGGCCACCATCAAGACGAcgattatcaccattatcattctcatcattttggCTATTatttaacaataataaattggtCACATCATATTCGTATGTCATTGTCGATGATTGttcttcattttgttgttcagtTGTTGTTTCAGCCATTAATCGTGATGTTGGCGATGCAATagtaatcaaatcaaaattatcatcaacatttttattggCAGAAGAATGTAAAACAGCATTTCGTTTCAATTCGATTAAGCCGGATACAgatgatattgataaatCTAACAACggtgatgacaatgattgatcagaaattttatatttaactagaataatgattgattttatcattaaattatcattcgatgattgttgaattatcgattgtaaatcaaatattggtgattttaattgataataatgataatgtttagGCAA includes:
- the LOC124500482 gene encoding uncharacterized protein LOC124500482 isoform X1 gives rise to the protein MLITIYWAIHSGHINHHRHRHRNGTKNLFQQFSLLSILFLLTSGPIIIDCNQWNHNNNNSQYNNDGEYSIANFLPSFTKSLLFWRQSDSSANISQKSVNPTPIITREIPHSPVITSAALIDDSLSPYNNQSMMMINTYPSTTTILPDLNRNRQCFSCQNNGDYMYQDSNEEYRQRIEFIKEQILNKLGLKEPPKLPNQPDIDLINMYARIVGQLSTSAKRNADYTEHDEEMKKNQANSKDLDDQDLQIVYILPKHYHYYQLKSPIFDLQSIIQQSSNDNLMIKSIIILVKYKISDQSLSSPLLDLSISSVSGLIELKRNAVLHSSANKNVDDNFDLITIASPTSRLMAETTTEQQNEEQSSTMTYEYDVTNLLLLNNSQNDENDNGDNRRLDGGQNVSNGRLSSSSSSPLDMIRIYNENFEIQSSFIKIAMTNVNNNKLLRAKRSVDCTDKVSFCCRQPFYVNFTTIGWNNWILQPPGYNANYCKGQCDVSHARYHHTTVIGKYPIIKLCCSPREMSSISLIYVDNDYNIYQKNLPNMVVKSCDCA
- the LOC124500482 gene encoding uncharacterized protein LOC124500482 isoform X3, producing MLITIYWAIHSGHINHHRHRHRNGTKNLFQQFSLLSILFLLTSGPIIIDCNQWNHNNNNSQYNNDDSSANISQKSVNPTPIITREIPHSPVITSAALIDDSLSPYNNQSMMMINTYPSTTTILPDLNRNRQCFSCQNNGDYMYQDSNEEYRQRIEFIKEQILNKLGLKEPPKLPNQPDIDLINMYARIVGQLSTSAKRNADYTEHDEEMKKNQANSKDLDDQDLQIVYILPKHYHYYQLKSPIFDLQSIIQQSSNDNLMIKSIIILVKYKISDQSLSSPLLDLSISSVSGLIELKRNAVLHSSANKNVDDNFDLITIASPTSRLMAETTTEQQNEEQSSTMTYEYDVTNLLLLNNSQNDENDNGDNRRLDGGQNVSNGRLSSSSSSPLDMIRIYNENFEIQSSFIKIAMTNVNNNKLLRAKRSVDCTDKVSFCCRQPFYVNFTTIGWNNWILQPPGYNANYCKGQCDVSHARYHHTTVIGKYPIIKLCCSPREMSSISLIYVDNDYNIYQKNLPNMVVKSCDCA
- the LOC124500482 gene encoding uncharacterized protein LOC124500482 isoform X2 — translated: MLITIYWAIHSGHINHHRHRHRNGTKNLFQQFSLLSILFLLTSGPIIIDCNQWNHNNNNSQYNNDGEYSIANFLPSFTKSLLFWRQSDSSANISQKSVNPTPIITREIPHSPVITSAALIDDSLSPYNNQSMMMINTYPSTTTILPDLNRNRQCFSCQNNGDYMYQDSNEEYRQRIEFIKEQILNKLGLKEPPKLPNQPDIDLINMYARIVGQLSTSAKRNADYTEHDEEMKKNQANSKDLDDQDLQIVYILPKHYHYYQLKSPIFDLQSIIQQSSNDNLMIKSIIILVKYKISDQSLSSPLLDLSISSVSGLIELKRNAVLHSSANKNVDDNFDLITIASPTSRLMAETTTEQQNEEQSSTMTYEYDVTNLLLLNNSQNDENDNGDNRRLDGGQNVSNGRLSSSSSSPLDMIRIYNENFEIQSSFIKIAMTNVNNNKLLRAKRSVDCTDKVSFCCRQPFYVNFTTIGWNNWILQPPGYNANYCKGKYPIIKLCCSPREMSSISLIYVDNDYNIYQKNLPNMVVKSCDCA